The following coding sequences are from one Paenibacillus sp. FSL R5-0912 window:
- a CDS encoding PRC-barrel domain-containing protein: MKLQDMIGLTVYEVEEGTEVGEIIDIGLDSNWNITGIELESKTFFSSHVKVVAWDDIVAYGEDAVMIRNKESIVKTDADHIPYTFLLGKNKLKDLQVLTASGTILGRISDVYFDQKMGNTIVALEISDGLVTDLIEGRKWLPCSEGMSIGENSVLVPAMSEERLQKAINIVNG, translated from the coding sequence ATGAAACTTCAAGATATGATTGGCCTCACCGTATATGAAGTTGAAGAAGGTACTGAAGTCGGTGAAATAATCGATATTGGACTGGATTCAAACTGGAACATTACGGGTATTGAACTGGAAAGCAAAACTTTTTTCTCCAGTCATGTGAAAGTTGTGGCATGGGATGATATTGTCGCTTATGGCGAAGATGCTGTCATGATCCGCAACAAAGAGTCGATTGTTAAGACCGACGCTGACCATATACCGTATACTTTCCTCTTGGGAAAGAACAAGTTGAAGGATTTGCAGGTGCTTACAGCATCCGGAACGATACTTGGACGAATATCCGATGTTTATTTTGACCAAAAGATGGGAAACACAATAGTAGCGCTGGAAATCAGTGACGGGCTTGTAACTGATTTGATCGAAGGCCGCAAATGGCTGCCTTGTTCTGAAGGAATGTCTATCGGGGAGAATTCGGTACTGGTTCCTGCGATGAGCGAAGAACGGCTTCAAAAAGCCATTAATATTGTTAACGGATAG
- a CDS encoding cysteine desulfurase family protein has protein sequence MKPIYLDHAASTPVHPEVATVMYNMLLNQYGNASSVHQFGRSAKRIVNGARDRIAGFLGCSPDEWVFTSGGTESDNLALFGAAYASIHKGKHIITTAVEHHAVLHTCGQLEQQGFEVTYLPVDSTGLVSLKDVQSALREDTVLISVMFVNNEVGTVQPIEEIGRLAGGRGILFHVDAVQALGTLPMVLRELPVDYMSFSAHKIGGPQGIGGLYVRRGAPLQPRQHGGLQERGRRAGTESLASTAGFATAVELAVDGLAEHHEQAVRLRSTLLQELDKHAGAGGYVINGNEQQTVPGILNVSFPGAKTDVLLMNLDMERIAAASGSACTSGSLEISHVLQAMKLPEELLNSAIRFSTGLGNTNEEMQVVAQKVGTILNRLRTKD, from the coding sequence ATGAAACCCATCTATTTGGACCACGCCGCCTCAACACCGGTTCATCCGGAGGTGGCAACGGTTATGTACAATATGTTATTGAACCAGTATGGCAATGCGTCCAGTGTGCACCAGTTCGGACGGTCGGCCAAAAGAATCGTAAATGGAGCGCGCGACAGGATCGCGGGCTTTTTGGGCTGTTCCCCTGATGAGTGGGTGTTCACCAGCGGCGGTACAGAGAGCGATAACCTCGCTCTGTTCGGCGCAGCCTATGCTTCTATTCATAAGGGTAAACATATCATTACCACAGCAGTAGAACATCATGCGGTATTGCATACGTGCGGACAACTGGAGCAACAGGGCTTCGAGGTTACTTATCTTCCCGTAGATTCCACAGGACTTGTCTCTCTCAAGGATGTGCAGTCTGCCCTGCGTGAGGATACAGTATTGATTAGCGTAATGTTTGTGAATAATGAAGTGGGAACTGTACAGCCTATAGAAGAGATTGGCAGATTAGCGGGCGGGCGGGGCATTCTTTTTCACGTGGATGCTGTACAAGCCCTGGGCACGCTGCCTATGGTGCTCCGCGAGCTGCCTGTCGACTATATGAGCTTCTCGGCCCACAAGATTGGCGGTCCGCAGGGGATTGGCGGATTGTATGTCCGGCGGGGAGCGCCGCTGCAGCCAAGACAACATGGCGGACTTCAAGAGCGCGGCAGACGCGCGGGTACGGAGAGCCTGGCAAGTACAGCCGGCTTCGCCACAGCAGTAGAGCTGGCGGTAGACGGACTTGCGGAGCATCATGAGCAGGCTGTCAGACTGCGGAGTACACTGCTGCAGGAGCTGGACAAGCATGCCGGAGCCGGCGGATATGTAATTAACGGGAATGAACAGCAGACGGTGCCCGGAATTCTGAATGTAAGCTTCCCGGGTGCGAAGACAGATGTGCTGCTGATGAATCTCGATATGGAGCGGATTGCGGCCGCCAGTGGTTCAGCCTGCACCTCGGGCTCTCTGGAAATCTCGCATGTCCTGCAGGCGATGAAGCTTCCGGAAGAACTTTTGAACTCGGCGATTCGCTTTAGTACAGGTTTGGGTAATACTAATGAAGAAATGCAGGTTGTTGCCCAAAAAGTTGGAACCATCTTAAACCGGCTGCGTACTAAAGACTAG
- a CDS encoding DUF523 domain-containing protein translates to MIIVSSCLAGMKVRYNGTDCLDQSIRHLLDSHQAVAVCPELMGGFSTPREPAEIVGGSGRDVLEGRARVVGRTGNDVTAMYIEGAYAALEQARSLAATLVVLKENSPSCGSSMIYNGAFAGVKIPGEGVTSALLRLHGIEVISEDQLASRLKQPDSPVQ, encoded by the coding sequence ATGATTATCGTAAGTTCCTGTCTGGCCGGGATGAAGGTCAGATATAACGGCACGGATTGTCTGGATCAGAGCATCCGGCATCTGCTGGACAGTCATCAGGCGGTTGCTGTATGCCCCGAGCTGATGGGAGGCTTCTCTACCCCGCGGGAGCCTGCCGAGATCGTAGGCGGCAGCGGCAGGGATGTGCTGGAGGGCCGGGCCCGGGTGGTCGGCAGAACAGGTAATGATGTAACTGCCATGTATATAGAGGGAGCCTATGCGGCACTGGAGCAGGCAAGGAGCTTAGCGGCGACTCTTGTGGTGCTTAAGGAAAATAGCCCGTCCTGTGGCAGTTCCATGATCTATAACGGAGCATTTGCCGGTGTGAAAATACCCGGTGAGGGTGTGACTTCCGCTCTATTGCGGCTGCACGGGATTGAAGTGATATCGGAGGACCAGCTCGCTTCCAGATTGAAGCAACCGGATTCTCCGGTGCAATAG
- a CDS encoding SOS response-associated peptidase has protein sequence MCGRYTITVTLDELMTRYFIGDTSFDQYSPKFNAAPMQYIPAVIHDGKQNKLGQLRWGLLPSWSKEDKNAARLINARSESLLEKASFKGLVASRRCIIPADGFYDWKVYEGGKQPMRITLRDGQLFSMAGLYDIWVDPSGKRIATCTIITTASNSLMEEIHDRMPVILSRETEAQWLDRSNQDIPALMKLLQPYDARQMLAYPVSSAVGNVRNDYRELINRAGADAV, from the coding sequence ATGTGCGGAAGATATACCATTACCGTAACACTGGATGAACTGATGACAAGGTACTTTATCGGCGATACTTCCTTCGACCAGTATTCACCGAAGTTCAATGCGGCTCCAATGCAGTATATTCCGGCGGTCATTCATGACGGCAAACAGAATAAGCTTGGTCAACTGCGCTGGGGACTTCTGCCTTCCTGGTCCAAGGAGGACAAGAACGCCGCCAGGCTGATCAATGCCCGCAGTGAATCGCTGCTGGAGAAAGCCTCCTTCAAAGGGCTGGTCGCGTCCCGCCGCTGCATCATTCCGGCAGACGGCTTCTATGACTGGAAGGTCTATGAGGGCGGCAAGCAGCCGATGAGAATCACCCTGCGGGACGGGCAGCTTTTCTCTATGGCCGGCCTGTATGATATTTGGGTCGACCCCAGCGGCAAAAGAATCGCTACCTGCACCATCATCACCACCGCATCGAACAGCCTGATGGAGGAGATTCATGACCGGATGCCGGTCATTCTGAGCAGGGAAACAGAAGCACAGTGGCTGGACCGCAGCAATCAGGACATTCCCGCACTAATGAAGCTGCTGCAGCCTTATGACGCAAGGCAGATGCTTGCTTATCCGGTCTCATCAGCCGTAGGCAACGTACGCAATGACTACCGGGAGCTGATTAACAGAGCCGGGGCAGATGCTGTATAA
- a CDS encoding alpha-glycosidase, giving the protein MALSRQALTTTPGTSIELECLYHSPQGKWAYPYSEKIFHLRVRSKKNNVERVFALTGDKYDWEHHHQELEMLKVATDAYFDYWEAEIVPERKRFSYGFRFESGKETVWMVESGFHTKEQPAPPGGYYEMPYIHEVDLLHVPGWAESAVFYQIMPDRFANGDPGNDPEGTLEWGGTPTTDSYFGGDLQGIIDHLDYILELGVTALYLTPIFEAPSNHKYDTVDYGTIDSSFGDVELLKQLVSLAHSKGLKVVLDAVFNHTSAEFPPFKDVIEHGADSKYANWFHIYDYPVKAEGNTPNYDTFGFFGGMPKLNTANPETKEYLLDITRFWLSEVHIDGWRLDVANEVDHVFWREFRQAVKEINPEAFIIGEVWSDSLSWLQGDQFDSVMNYPFSDRLLEFFQGDEMEPEAFASHIYGLLMRYPRQANEVLFNLLASHDTPRVLTRLGGDTRRLKLTVTFLLTFTGTPCIFYGDEIGLTGEDDPDCRKCMIWEEERQDRELFSFYQRMIALRKNHEVLRTGHFRFLQSDADSRGLVYERFNDNSRFTVWMNNCSEPLTLQQSFTGGNWQDAFSGEPVAMDGEGIRLTLEPLGFRILQSVVEAADDSAKPEN; this is encoded by the coding sequence ATGGCTCTTAGCAGACAAGCACTGACCACAACACCAGGCACATCCATTGAGCTGGAGTGTCTCTACCATTCTCCGCAGGGCAAATGGGCGTATCCGTATAGCGAGAAGATCTTCCATTTAAGAGTCCGCAGTAAAAAGAACAATGTGGAACGGGTTTTTGCGCTGACGGGAGACAAATACGACTGGGAGCATCATCATCAGGAGCTGGAAATGCTCAAGGTGGCAACAGATGCGTATTTTGATTATTGGGAGGCTGAGATCGTACCTGAGCGTAAACGTTTCTCTTACGGCTTCAGGTTCGAGTCGGGGAAAGAAACGGTATGGATGGTAGAATCCGGCTTCCATACGAAAGAGCAGCCTGCACCTCCCGGAGGCTATTATGAAATGCCTTATATCCATGAGGTTGATCTGCTGCATGTTCCCGGGTGGGCTGAATCGGCTGTATTCTATCAGATCATGCCGGACCGGTTCGCCAACGGAGATCCGGGGAACGATCCGGAAGGAACGCTTGAATGGGGCGGCACACCGACGACCGACAGTTATTTTGGCGGGGATCTGCAGGGGATCATTGATCATCTGGATTATATTCTGGAGCTTGGAGTGACCGCGCTGTATCTTACTCCGATCTTTGAGGCACCCAGCAACCATAAATACGATACGGTAGACTACGGAACGATCGACTCCAGCTTCGGAGATGTGGAGCTGCTGAAGCAACTGGTCAGCCTGGCTCATTCCAAAGGGCTTAAGGTAGTGCTGGATGCCGTCTTTAACCATACAAGCGCGGAGTTCCCGCCATTCAAAGATGTAATTGAACATGGGGCAGACTCCAAATACGCCAATTGGTTTCATATCTATGATTATCCGGTTAAGGCGGAAGGTAACACCCCCAATTATGATACGTTTGGCTTCTTCGGCGGGATGCCCAAGCTGAATACGGCCAACCCGGAAACCAAAGAATATCTGCTGGACATTACCCGCTTCTGGCTCAGTGAGGTACATATCGACGGCTGGCGGCTGGATGTGGCCAATGAGGTAGACCATGTATTCTGGCGCGAATTCCGCCAGGCGGTCAAAGAGATTAACCCGGAGGCGTTCATCATCGGTGAGGTATGGAGCGATTCCCTTAGCTGGCTCCAGGGGGATCAGTTCGATTCCGTAATGAACTATCCTTTCTCTGACCGGCTGCTGGAGTTCTTCCAGGGAGATGAGATGGAGCCGGAGGCCTTCGCCTCCCACATCTACGGATTGCTGATGCGTTACCCGCGGCAGGCAAATGAAGTACTGTTCAATCTTCTCGCCAGCCACGATACCCCCAGAGTCCTTACCCGGCTCGGCGGGGATACCCGGAGACTGAAACTGACAGTCACCTTCCTGCTTACCTTTACCGGAACGCCGTGTATCTTCTATGGAGATGAAATCGGACTTACGGGAGAAGATGACCCGGATTGCCGTAAATGTATGATCTGGGAGGAGGAGCGTCAGGACCGTGAGCTATTCAGCTTCTATCAGCGCATGATTGCCCTGCGCAAGAACCATGAGGTACTGCGTACCGGCCACTTCCGTTTCCTGCAGAGTGATGCAGATAGCCGGGGCCTCGTGTACGAACGTTTCAATGACAACAGCCGCTTTACCGTCTGGATGAACAATTGTAGCGAACCGTTAACCCTTCAGCAGTCATTCACCGGGGGCAACTGGCAGGATGCCTTCAGCGGTGAACCAGTGGCGATGGATGGTGAAGGAATCAGACTTACGCTGGAGCCGCTGGGGTTCAGGATACTGCAGAGCGTGGTTGAGGCTGCGGATGACAGTGCGAAGCCTGAGAATTAA
- a CDS encoding GNAT family N-acetyltransferase, with product MDDLGVFPMVQINPGGGDSVLILLRHQGYGRKLIGAAEQWIRKLGIQRSVITSQKQVVGFYESLGYTARPEINSADGVYISSAICAGEISG from the coding sequence ATGGACGATCTTGGCGTATTTCCAATGGTTCAGATTAATCCGGGCGGTGGCGACAGCGTGCTCATTCTCCTCCGGCACCAAGGCTATGGCCGGAAGCTGATCGGGGCCGCCGAGCAATGGATCAGGAAGCTAGGCATTCAGCGGAGCGTAATTACCAGCCAAAAGCAGGTCGTAGGCTTCTATGAGAGCCTGGGTTATACCGCGAGACCGGAGATCAATAGCGCGGATGGGGTTTATATAAGTAGCGCTATCTGCGCCGGGGAAATAAGTGGATAA
- a CDS encoding carbohydrate ABC transporter permease: MNRFASIAKYTVMTVLAVISIIPILWMISGSLRPYEELFKYSSSLNIHLFVPVQPTLANFKEVIFSEGNPFLRYIANTLFVAGIVTLLVLLVNSMSAFAFAKLRFRGKAVVFALFMSAMIIPGEVTLVPNYLLMNYFGWLNSYKALVIPSMLSVFGIFLLRQFFAEIPDEILEAAKIDGASMSRTFSSIVLPAAVPPMITLALMTFLGNWDSYLWPLIVINDEKKQMIQVAIATFSSVEGTDWSKILAASTISTVPILILFLFLQRYYIQGITMSGVKG; this comes from the coding sequence ATGAACCGCTTTGCAAGCATTGCCAAGTATACGGTTATGACCGTCCTGGCTGTCATTTCAATTATCCCGATCCTCTGGATGATTTCGGGTTCACTACGCCCTTATGAGGAATTGTTCAAGTACTCCTCCAGCCTGAATATTCATTTGTTCGTTCCTGTCCAGCCGACGCTGGCTAACTTCAAAGAGGTTATCTTCAGTGAGGGCAACCCTTTTCTCCGCTATATCGCTAATACACTGTTTGTTGCTGGGATTGTAACCCTGCTGGTGCTGCTAGTGAATTCGATGTCGGCGTTTGCTTTTGCCAAGCTGCGTTTCCGTGGAAAAGCGGTTGTCTTCGCACTATTCATGTCGGCGATGATTATTCCCGGTGAAGTAACGCTGGTCCCAAACTATCTGCTGATGAATTATTTCGGCTGGCTTAACTCCTATAAGGCGCTGGTGATTCCTTCGATGCTGTCTGTGTTCGGAATCTTTCTGCTGCGGCAGTTCTTCGCGGAAATTCCAGATGAGATTCTGGAGGCGGCCAAAATCGACGGGGCCTCGATGTCCCGGACCTTTTCCAGTATTGTCTTGCCTGCGGCTGTCCCGCCGATGATCACCCTGGCGCTGATGACCTTTCTTGGCAACTGGGATTCATATCTGTGGCCTCTAATCGTTATCAATGACGAAAAGAAACAGATGATCCAGGTAGCCATTGCCACGTTCTCCTCGGTGGAAGGAACAGATTGGTCTAAGATTCTTGCCGCAAGTACCATTTCCACGGTTCCGATTCTGATCCTGTTTCTGTTCCTGCAGCGCTATTACATTCAGGGGATTACGATGTCGGGTGTGAAAGGGTAA
- a CDS encoding carbohydrate ABC transporter permease: MTSVTAAAKPASKTAPSSKKPRRFLRGEEITAWWFVLPSFALLLIFVFYPMLQAFVISFQNYNLVGSTRSFIGLDNYRSLVTDRDFLASLRHSFHFAIIVIPIQTAISLGLALLIQKKFKLTGLFRTLYFIPVVISTAVAATVFKLIYNKEFGILNNVLKTLHLPTTNFLSNPDTAMNGVIMLGIWKGVGFFMIIFLAGLNNIPQDLYEAARVDGATKIQQFFRITLPLLNRTTAFVVIMTTIDAIKLSGLVFVLTSGGPNGATETAVYYIYKMAFQQMQMGYGTAAAFILFAIVLAISLVQMRLFRNAEH; the protein is encoded by the coding sequence ATGACAAGCGTTACAGCGGCAGCTAAGCCTGCCTCCAAAACTGCCCCATCAAGCAAAAAGCCCCGCCGGTTTCTGCGGGGAGAAGAAATAACCGCCTGGTGGTTCGTGCTGCCTTCTTTTGCTTTGCTGCTCATCTTTGTGTTCTATCCGATGCTGCAAGCCTTTGTGATCAGCTTTCAGAATTATAACCTGGTAGGATCGACCCGCAGCTTCATCGGGCTGGACAATTACAGGTCTCTGGTGACGGACAGGGATTTCCTGGCCAGTCTCAGGCATTCGTTTCATTTTGCCATCATTGTTATTCCGATTCAGACCGCGATTTCACTGGGCCTAGCACTGTTAATCCAGAAAAAGTTCAAGCTTACCGGTCTGTTCCGCACACTCTATTTCATTCCGGTTGTCATTTCTACGGCAGTGGCCGCAACGGTGTTCAAACTGATCTACAACAAGGAATTTGGGATTCTGAACAATGTGCTGAAGACGCTTCATCTGCCCACTACCAATTTCCTGTCCAACCCGGATACGGCGATGAACGGCGTGATCATGCTGGGAATATGGAAAGGCGTAGGCTTTTTCATGATTATCTTCCTGGCCGGACTGAACAACATTCCGCAAGATTTATACGAGGCGGCCCGGGTAGACGGTGCTACAAAAATACAGCAGTTCTTCCGCATTACGCTTCCTTTGCTGAATCGTACCACGGCCTTTGTTGTGATTATGACGACAATTGATGCCATTAAGCTGTCCGGCCTTGTGTTTGTATTGACCAGTGGAGGACCCAACGGGGCTACCGAAACCGCAGTCTATTATATTTATAAAATGGCCTTCCAGCAGATGCAGATGGGCTACGGCACCGCTGCCGCCTTTATTCTGTTCGCGATTGTTCTAGCCATCTCGCTCGTGCAAATGAGACTGTTCCGGAACGCAGAACATTAA
- a CDS encoding glycoside hydrolase family 32 protein, which produces MNVSGEKQAHKEIKTTSKLAGVAVVLLVIAGCNIGGNSNHTSNTSDSKTPSNAISNTAPAAFQFSAIPNYYTELYRPQYHLSPESGNMSDPNGMVYFEGEYHQFYQNSGQWGHAVSTDLIHWQHLPVALLRDSLGEIWSGSAVVDWKDTSGFFGGKAGMVAIFTHFKGGMQSQSLAYSSDKGRTWIKYEGNPVIPNSGLKDFRDPKVFWHEPSHAWVMVVSVDNRVRFYTSPDLKTWQLASEFGADQGSHAAVWECPDLFELPVEGSKETRWVLALSIGNNSSTRGSAAQYFIGSFDGQTFKNENEPSKVLWTDYGKDFYAAVSYSDIPQTDGRRIYVGWMSNWRYPFSMPSAPWKGNMSLPRELKLRDIPGEGLRLVQQPVQELGALRGQAVKVGTQRLEPGNNPLASLHGTSYEIDTEFTVKGEAEFGFKLRKGGDQATIISYNNVNSTLTVDRTKSGDSSFEAGFAETVQAPLRAVNGKIRLHIYVDESTLEVFGADGETVVSSILFPGATSNGLELYVKKGDVTLDKAVFYPMASVWRNEDPDSSEPLRVLLSQSSVDVPLGGTMEAAAAVVPLAAPQDLTWVSSDEAVAQVESRSGTTAVVKGLKEGQTEIKALAPGGQIYAVMNVYVYKPD; this is translated from the coding sequence ATGAATGTTTCTGGAGAGAAGCAAGCACATAAAGAGATCAAAACTACAAGCAAACTGGCAGGTGTGGCTGTTGTACTGCTGGTTATCGCTGGGTGCAATATTGGCGGCAACAGCAATCATACCAGCAATACTTCTGATTCTAAAACTCCGTCCAATGCTATCTCTAATACTGCACCTGCGGCCTTTCAGTTTTCTGCGATTCCCAATTACTACACGGAGCTATACCGTCCGCAGTATCATCTGTCGCCGGAAAGCGGGAATATGAGCGATCCGAATGGAATGGTTTATTTCGAAGGTGAATATCACCAGTTCTACCAGAACAGCGGCCAGTGGGGTCACGCCGTCAGCACGGATCTGATCCATTGGCAGCATCTGCCGGTAGCGCTCCTGCGCGATTCGCTCGGGGAGATTTGGTCGGGCAGTGCCGTGGTGGACTGGAAGGATACGAGCGGTTTTTTTGGCGGAAAAGCGGGAATGGTTGCGATCTTCACCCATTTCAAAGGAGGAATGCAGTCGCAGAGCCTGGCGTACAGTTCTGATAAAGGACGCACCTGGATCAAATATGAGGGCAATCCCGTGATTCCTAATTCAGGACTCAAGGATTTCAGAGATCCCAAGGTGTTCTGGCATGAGCCTTCACACGCTTGGGTGATGGTTGTCTCGGTGGACAACCGTGTGAGATTCTATACCTCTCCAGACCTGAAGACCTGGCAGCTGGCCAGCGAATTCGGCGCCGATCAGGGCTCACATGCCGCCGTCTGGGAATGTCCGGATCTATTTGAGCTTCCCGTGGAAGGCAGCAAGGAGACCCGGTGGGTGCTGGCGCTCAGCATCGGCAATAACAGCTCAACCCGTGGCTCGGCGGCGCAATATTTTATTGGTAGCTTTGACGGACAGACATTCAAGAACGAGAATGAGCCCTCCAAAGTGCTGTGGACCGATTACGGAAAAGACTTCTACGCCGCAGTGTCCTACTCTGATATTCCGCAGACGGACGGGCGCCGGATCTATGTCGGCTGGATGTCCAATTGGCGCTATCCGTTCTCTATGCCAAGCGCTCCGTGGAAAGGGAATATGTCGCTGCCACGGGAGCTGAAGCTGCGCGACATTCCCGGTGAGGGATTACGCCTCGTCCAGCAGCCGGTGCAAGAGCTGGGAGCTTTGCGTGGCCAAGCGGTCAAGGTGGGAACCCAGCGGCTCGAGCCAGGCAACAATCCCCTGGCCAGTCTGCACGGGACTTCCTATGAAATCGATACCGAGTTCACCGTGAAGGGAGAGGCGGAATTCGGATTCAAATTGAGAAAAGGCGGAGATCAGGCGACAATTATATCTTATAACAACGTTAATTCAACACTGACGGTGGATCGAACTAAGTCCGGCGACAGTTCATTTGAAGCCGGGTTTGCCGAAACGGTTCAGGCACCCTTAAGAGCGGTAAACGGTAAAATCAGGCTGCATATCTATGTAGATGAATCGACGCTGGAGGTGTTCGGCGCAGACGGCGAGACTGTGGTTTCCAGTATTCTTTTCCCGGGGGCTACCAGCAATGGATTGGAGCTGTATGTGAAAAAGGGGGACGTGACGCTGGACAAGGCCGTCTTTTATCCGATGGCCAGTGTATGGCGGAATGAGGATCCGGATAGCTCGGAACCGCTTCGCGTCCTGCTTAGCCAATCTAGTGTGGATGTTCCGCTTGGCGGCACTATGGAAGCGGCAGCGGCGGTCGTTCCGCTAGCAGCTCCCCAGGATCTTACTTGGGTGTCGAGTGATGAGGCCGTTGCACAGGTGGAGAGCCGTTCCGGAACAACCGCGGTCGTAAAGGGGCTGAAGGAAGGCCAGACGGAGATTAAAGCTCTTGCCCCGGGTGGGCAAATATATGCCGTAATGAACGTGTACGTCTATAAACCGGATTGA
- a CDS encoding response regulator transcription factor has product MYEIMLVDDEKGVRNSIKAKIDWEAAGFRIVSEASSGNEALQLLEQGPLPQLVISDIRMPQLDGIEFIRICKKKYPLLRTVVLSGYSDFDYLKSAIQLGVKDYLLKPVARAELNELLGKLGEEIRQEQKNLQASRQDLLQKNEQLRLLQENFLLQMVKDEWYSLAAIRERLQQLQLTPLTADDLKLQFVAVEMRVPAGRMADRQERRDLLNLAFQMLCRETAAKRKGIYPFSDVANSAMMYFLVIMKPGPEHAGRTDRFVEELKRNIASYLKLECVTGIGEEVKGLKRLKNGYASCMLSWSQSTVYKDGEGERSRVMELTQAFTPEMERKLVQAIENLDMSTFRQQLDTIFSSERDTPMFAFTFLALRMLLMFSSIAKKFELGGSALQKYLWNCQMTIADYQSREGVRGQIDELAQLVMDEVKKLRFSSGQHMVEAVRKYVEENFSYELTLSSLAEMFHLNETYLSGLFKQHVGITFSDYVTRLRMAKAELLLQENELKLTDIAMLVGYSSSSYFSTSFKKNSGKSPKDYREWYLKNHP; this is encoded by the coding sequence ATGTATGAGATTATGCTGGTGGATGACGAGAAGGGGGTCCGCAACAGCATCAAAGCCAAAATCGATTGGGAAGCCGCCGGCTTCCGGATTGTCTCGGAGGCCTCAAGCGGCAATGAAGCGCTGCAGCTGCTGGAGCAGGGACCGCTGCCGCAGCTGGTCATCTCCGATATCCGTATGCCACAGCTGGACGGCATTGAATTTATCCGCATCTGTAAAAAGAAGTATCCGCTGCTGAGGACGGTTGTGCTGTCGGGATACTCCGACTTTGATTATCTGAAATCGGCCATACAGCTTGGAGTGAAGGATTATTTGCTGAAGCCGGTAGCCCGCGCAGAACTGAATGAGCTGCTTGGCAAGCTGGGTGAAGAAATTAGACAGGAGCAAAAAAACCTGCAGGCCTCCCGGCAGGATCTGCTGCAGAAAAATGAGCAGCTGCGGCTGCTGCAGGAGAATTTCTTGCTGCAAATGGTCAAAGACGAGTGGTACAGCCTGGCGGCTATCAGGGAACGACTGCAGCAGCTCCAGCTGACCCCGCTGACGGCGGATGATCTGAAGCTGCAGTTTGTTGCTGTGGAGATGAGAGTGCCGGCGGGGCGGATGGCGGACCGGCAGGAGCGCCGGGATCTGCTCAATTTGGCTTTTCAGATGTTATGCCGGGAGACGGCTGCTAAGCGGAAGGGAATCTATCCATTCAGCGATGTCGCCAATTCTGCGATGATGTATTTTCTGGTTATTATGAAGCCGGGGCCGGAGCATGCGGGTCGAACGGACCGGTTCGTAGAAGAACTGAAACGAAACATCGCCAGTTACCTGAAGCTGGAATGTGTAACGGGGATTGGCGAGGAAGTGAAGGGACTCAAGCGGCTGAAGAACGGTTATGCTTCGTGCATGCTGTCCTGGAGCCAAAGCACCGTGTATAAAGATGGAGAGGGCGAACGGAGCCGGGTGATGGAGCTTACGCAGGCGTTTACCCCGGAGATGGAGCGGAAGCTGGTACAGGCGATTGAAAATTTGGACATGAGCACCTTCCGCCAGCAGCTTGACACCATTTTCAGTAGCGAAAGAGATACGCCGATGTTTGCTTTTACCTTTCTGGCCCTGCGGATGCTGTTGATGTTCAGCTCCATCGCCAAAAAGTTCGAGCTCGGCGGCTCCGCCCTGCAGAAGTATTTGTGGAACTGTCAGATGACCATTGCCGATTACCAGTCGCGTGAAGGCGTACGGGGGCAGATCGATGAGCTGGCGCAGCTTGTCATGGATGAAGTGAAGAAGCTCCGCTTCTCCAGCGGACAGCATATGGTCGAAGCGGTCAGAAAATATGTGGAGGAGAATTTCTCCTACGAGTTGACGCTTTCTTCCCTCGCCGAAATGTTTCATCTGAATGAGACCTATTTATCCGGGCTGTTCAAGCAGCATGTGGGCATTACGTTCAGCGACTATGTCACCAGGCTGAGAATGGCCAAGGCGGAACTGCTTTTGCAAGAGAACGAACTGAAGCTGACCGATATCGCTATGCTTGTCGGCTATTCCAGCTCTAGCTATTTCAGCACCTCTTTCAAGAAAAACAGCGGCAAAAGTCCCAAAGATTACCGTGAATGGTATTTGAAGAATCACCCCTGA